tctaggaagatgtTAACCCCAAAATGTCTCCATGTTTTCACCATCACTGTGAAGCCTAAGTTATattgttgctttgacaatgtaattTGTGAAGagtatttatttaatgtgattcaTTCAGGTAAACCCTGTTAAATGAACTATcctattctttttttttaattcaaGTGAAAAATTGAACATTTAACAGTAAAATTATAATGTAAAAGCAGATGAGCTGGTTATACTCTTTTTTGCcattttgtcttgttttgtggtggaaaactgagtgggtTGAGCATAACATGttaaccctgttacccatagatagaaaGGCTAAAAATGTTTTAAGAATTAATTGTTTTTTGTGAAGCTggcattcaattgcccctccctgttgcacacaagaGCCTTCCATTCCCCCGGTCACaagggatttatggctgattgaAGGttaaatcgtcaaccctgttacggtcaaccctgttactttatctGGCACTTACATTTAGCATCTTTGTTTcttcattttagtcatttagcagacacccttatccagagcgacttacaggaacaATGATGGTTAATTGCCCTTAAAGGcaccgacagatttttcacctagtcggctcggggattccaaccagtgacctttcggttacttgcccaatgctcttaaccgataggctacctgccgcccagttATTCTTTtctttaacctcttgagatgggaaactATGCTTTTTATTAGGTTGAAAATATGCTCTTCATTATATCTACATTTCTTTCCCACCAAATTACTCTAACCCAGCGTTTCCAGAACTTGGTCCTCGGGACCTtaaggggtgcatgttttggtttttgccctagcactacaaagATGATTAataaactcatcatcaagctttgattacttgaaatcagctgtgtagtgctagggcaaaaaaactcATTGTGaacccaggaccgagtttgggaaacactacCCAAAAGGGGCTCATTACATGGAACGACCCATGTATTTCTCTATACATAGCTCTGCTCTCTGGTATCAGTAACGGAGATCAGCTGCTGTGTATATCAGAGCAGCTGTCAGTCTGACCACACATCTACAATAAAATAGTTTAGTAGGAAGTAAaaagtacaaaaataaaataaaacacaaatgCGGTCTCTAAACTGTGcacaggagggtgtgtgtgtgagtgagtagaggagaggagagtgtgagaggcatgtaggggagaggagggaagagttaAGTGCTCGGATGGCCCAAAAAGCACCTCTTGACATAGAAAGAAGGACACGCACACCTCTTCTCaccagcacacatacacaccctccccactactcccctcctccctctgttctctcacGGCGTGTGAGCGAGTGTGTGTCACCAAGTACCCTGCCCAATCCCAGTCTCCTGTCACCTCTTCAGGGAGGTGCTCTTGAGTTTCTGTGTATATCTGGCCGTGCGCGGCGAACGGGAATGCAGTTTGACAAACAGCTCTGGGAACTTGTACTGAGGGAACATGGTCTCCAGGAATCCTTCTAGGAGCACGTAGACCAGCCGACGATTCATTGGTCCGTGTTGGAACATGTCAAACACACGAAGGATGCCTTTACGAGTCGTATCCGCCCCTATGATGTGCTTCAACTCATCtagaggaggatagagtgagAAATTATGTATTAATAGTGAACAAATgtgttcagtctgtgtgtgtgtgtgcgtgcattacCTGGCATGATTCCCAATAGGTTGGTCTTGGCGGCGACCCGTGTCCTCATGCGGATGTTCTTGTCCCGGCGGGGCGGAGACTCTGCTAGGATTCCGTTGGGCCAGTATGAATCCCTGCACAGGGACGGGACCACAGAGAGTTACCTTCTAACCAATCACACACAGCAAtctaatagtgtgtgtgtgtgtctctgtgtctgtcaccTGAACTTCTTGACGTAGTCTGCCACCTGTTCTGGAGCTGTCATGAAGTCCACATGATCAACAATCTTCCTGCAGAGACCAGAGGGGCAGACAATACAGTCAGATCTCTGTATGTGGcattggtgagtgtgtgtgtgtgtgtgtgtgtgtacagtacctgTTGATAGTGTCTCCGTATGTGGCTCTGATGAGTTGCTGCAGAAGGTTCTTGATGTTCCTGCGAAGCCACTGGTTCCTCTCCTTCAGGTCAAACACCTCATCCATCAGCAGCAGCATCACACGCAGGGGGATGTTATCATCCACCTGGAAAACAAAGTAAACGTTATACCACTATATTGCTTTCACTAATTGAACATGTTCCAGAGGAGAGGGCCTATAAACTGGTGGGACCGTGTGCTAGTCGGGGTGTTGTACTCACGTTGTCGTCCAGCTGGGCTGAGACTCGGCAGTGCTCTGGGTCAACGTTAGACTTGGGGAGCAGTGGAGGCACCTGGACATCAGACAGTAGAGTATAGTCAGAGTATAGTCAGCGTCTGGTTGATGTATAGTCTGAGTATAATTAATACATGGTCAGTCTGGTTGGACTTAAGGTTAGAGAGTGTAGCAAGACTGTTGAACATGGACTGTTTGATGTTGCCCCAGTTTCTCAGACATGCGTCCAATGTTGGTTATATAAGGTTGTAGTATAGGTAGTAGGCCTGTGAACGTTTAAATGCTTTATTGGGATCCTTAacgaaaagaaaaacccttacaTAGACACAGAAactaaacagcatagtgggtcaatttccgtaACAACTAAGATCGTTGAAGCGCGAGGCTCAAATTCTCCGCTGTTTTGGTGCCGTGGCAACCACACTGAACAGTGTGAAGCGAATCTGTGCACATTCGCAGACACTGAGAGCCAAGTGTTGCATCTCACTCATCTCAGTAtcctagcctattcattgatgatGGGTCTTGCTTTACTGACGTTGTGAGACGTTGCAAGACAATAAATTGCGAGATACCGTTTTTGATTGGCAGATAGGCCTAGTGGACAGTTCTGACTTTCTGCCTGGTGGCCGACCTGCCTAGActgtgcccctcccctctctctccgttcctCGCTAGCTCGCTATGAAAGATGCAAGTGTTTGTGTTCTCGGAAGTACGGCAACTAAGTCTCCTCTGTCCCAAAAATTCTGGAACTTGACACTCAGAAATGGGAGTCGAAACTGGGAGTCGACGTGCAAGGAGTCAATTCTTTTGGAGTCAACACCGGGAGTCGATGTGCAAGGAGTTAATTCTTTTGGAGTCGACACCGGGAGTCGATGTGCAAGGAGTCAATTCTTTTGGAGTCGACACTCCACTACTACATCGTTGTTAACATTTGGAAAAATGGTAGAGAAAGACGAGTGACAGCAGCGAAGCCCTGTAGGGCAATACTGtgagaagttaaatgagaaggaAATGTAAACTTTGTAAGGTGGAATTGAGGGACAGTAATCGTAGTACAGCTGCAATGCTTAACCATCTGAAAGGGACACACCGCGAGACCTAAATTGTTGCTGGCATCGCGTGGAATTATGTGCATTTTCTTATTGTTTTAAACGGAAAACCAATATGATTTTTTCAGTTTAAACGTTAAGTAATGTTTtccatttgtcacatccctaaTAGGTCGAGTCCTTACCTTGAACATGGACTGTTTGATGTCCTGGCCCAGTTTCTCTGACATGCGTCCCATGTTATCAGCAGCAGTGTTCATCCCTTCAGCCAGACTATCTGGCAGTCTCTTCACTGCGTTGGACACGTTACGCATCGAGCTACGCAGTGGGTTCACAAACGTATCCATCTGTTGAgacatgtggctcagttggtaaagaatgacgcttgcaacgccagggttgtaggttcgattcccatgggggaccagtatgaaaatgtattcaCCCACTACTgtataaaagcatctgctaaataatgtaaatgagacacacacagacaaacacgcgACAGGTGAGTGTAGTGAGCGATTCCGTAGCGAAGCCACTTGAGTATGTACAGCTGGGCAACGTGAGTTTTTttacatgtaaaaaaatatatcatttagcagacactcttacccAGAGCAAGAGTGTCtgcttacaggagcaattagggttcagtcccttgctcaaggacacatcgaAATAATTTTCACCTAGTCGGATCGGGGactcgaaccagcgacctttcggtttctggcccaaagttcttaaccgctaggctatctgccttgtgtgtgtgtgtgtgtaccttgcgTGCGAAGTCTCCCTTGCCCTTGCTGTATTGCTTATTCTCCAGGAAGTCATAGACATAGTGAACCAGAGTAGGATAGGCCTTCATCATCTCTGGATTCAGCAGcagctaacacacacagagagagaagagaggaatgggCATGGCCACGTAAAACAGATATACTAAAGATataacaactacacacacagaggagagaagagaggaatgggCATAGCCACGTAAAACAGGTATACTAAAGATataacaactacacacacagagagagaagagaggaatgggCATAGCCACGTAAAACAGATATACTAAAGATataacaactacacacacagagagagaagagaggaatgggCATAGCCACGTAAAACAGGTATACTAAAGATataacaactacacacacagagagagaagagaggaatgggCATAGCCACGTAAAACAGATATACTACACACACTCCCACCTGTAGGTATGCGTTGAGATCTTTTTTCCTCTTCTCCAGGAAGTCTCTGTCCATGTTGTTGAACGTCTTCTTCCCTGGCAGCTTCAGGATCGACATCAAGTTCTCAAACTGGAAtatatcaaacacacacatacatgccaGGTTCCCAAAATGGAGGTACATCACACATCCATAGAGTTGGGTGGAGGGTGCACTTGGACCAAAGTCTGtttttagcatgggcagcaccattgggGCTTCCACCAGTAGTCAATTGGGTGGGACTTGCTATGGGTTAAGGCAGGATCACATTTCATTTCATCCAGGTAAGCAAAATTCCTTAAGTGCAGgaggcagtaaatcaccaaccttggctttatacctgttcagactatACGCACTCCAGCACATTAGGTGGTGTTATGCACCTTTTCAGTTTATTTACAAACTGCCAACGGACTCTTAGAAGTATAACTTTAATacaactttaaaatggagatgctGTCACAGACGATGCGATTGCAAGGATGGAAGGTATGGCATCTTTCCATATCTATGTACACACCTTAGAAGTCAGAAGGACTTTGTTATAGGAACACACATATATTTACCTTTACCTGCTCCGTGATCCTCATGTGGAAGTCGTGGAAGTCGGAGTAGCGGCGGTAGGTTTTCCAGGAGTCCTCGCTGCCGTCGTGGTTACGGCGGCACACGGTGATGGCGTAGAGGGCGTAGGTCTTGCCGTGGTCATTACACACCCCTGTAGCACCCAGCAGCCCCAACCCCATACCCAACCCAGCCCCGGGGAGACAAGCATCAGCTACTGATACACAGAGATCAGGGGgaagaggaggcaggagagggcgaggaggaggagagggcgaggaggaggagagggaagggagaaaggaTAAAGAGGAAGcgcacagacagagacagagaaggggaatGAGGACAGATGACAAAAAGTAGCAAAGGAATAAGTGAAGGAAAAAGAGAAGAAATGGTAAAGGTGATGAAATAATGAAAGTGTAAAAAGAAAAGTAGCAGCAACATGAGATGGTAACATGAGTGATACAAGTTGATGGTTAACGTGAGGAGATGAGGTTACAGGTCAAAGggtgatggagaggggaggagggggctaGTCGGGGGAGTGGTCAGTAGTTCaaaaaggcacacacacagttctgGCCCTAAAACAAAAGTTACTCGTCGCACCGCTGTAAAATCTTGCCCACCCTGCCCAACCAAAATCAATCGAAAACATTAATCAAATGTCAAAACATGCTTGCTATTGTATCATCCAAGATACATATTCCATGCCATAAATAATGGAACTCACTGGACTGCCGTCTTGTAGTGTTAGGAGACAACACTGCATCTAGGTTTCTTACAGCATCAAGGCATTTTGACAGGGTAACGTTTTTAAGGCCACTACTGTTGTACCCACACATATCTGAATGAAACCACATTAGTAGTCAGTAGACACACATGCAAGTGAGAGAACAATGGTAGTTGGTTAACTTTCAGTAGCACACTAGCTTAagtcctccaactgctcttaaaacactagtaaaactaaatgcatgctcccACCACAGACAACACACTCATCTGACTGGATATCACAAGTCTGAATTCAagtgtgtgagtacctgtgtcAGAGATGAAGGCGTGTAGCTGTATATTGTCGTCATGGCAGGAATTCGAAAGGTCATCCAGAGACTGTAAACAGTGGAGAGAAACAACCAATAAGAACCAGAGATACTGTTAATCCCTGTACTAACAGCCAATCAACAGCAGCAATACTGCTACTTCGACAGCAGCAAAAGTCAACCATTTCCTAACAGTTGTTAAATCTTATCAACTCTATAGCAGGGTAGCGAACACCACTAGAGGTCCAATAACACCTGTTCTAAAAGACAGTACCGTGACTAGGGCTGGCTGTATTTAATGACTGCACTGAGCGCTGGTGTTTCTCAGGGACTGACGAGGACTTACTAGATTAATGCTTCCTGTTGGAGAACCGTTGAACGATtctgtagaggaagagagagagaaatagttcaAGATATAGGACAACAGTTTCTCTTCAAAGTTATGGGGAATGGGTTAGGCCAGAGGTTTctaactcattccatggagggtcGTGTGTCCTGTtagttttgttatttattttcaaTAGGTGTCcaactaagacctagacaaccaggtgaggggagttcctaactaattgCCTTCATTGATAAAAGGGAGAagcaaaaacccgcagacactcggccctcctctcacacctgggttagggttaagctATGCTTACAACGCACAGACATTGACAGACCGTACTAACCTCCATCTCCGTCATCTGATCCTCTATAAGACGGTTCTTTGAGCATGTCCAGTTCAGCTAACATCCTGATGTAGAGGGGACTCTGTCTGAACGACGGGTAGTACCTCTCATCACGAAGCATCATGTCATacacctgcaacacacacaccagaacacaTGGGAATAGTTTATTTGGATCCACAACAAAACATTGAGCACAAAGGTCTCAAATATGCTTGCTAGCTGTTACAGTCTCAGACAGTTGATAACCTTTTCATCAGACTAACAAAACACACTTTTCTCTGGATCTCGTCGAATATCTCTGGCGTGGGGTCTCCTTCCTTCTGTAGCTTCTCTCTTAGTTTGACTACAGACACCTCATCTACTTGCACCCTGGGGGacgcctggagagagagagaggggaagagggagaaagaaagagagaaaaaggtgGACAAAAGTTGAAGAAAATGTGTGGGTTTGTGCGCGTGTTGCGAAAGTGTATGTGTATGTCGTGAAAGCGTGTGTGTTACCTTATCAGACAGGTACTGTTCATAGACCCCTAATGCTGCAGCCTTCAGCAGTCCTTGAGTGGAACCTCCCTTCTTTCCATCCTTCTgccatccctccatcacctctAGTTGTTGCTGGGCTGTTACTCTGTAGCCCTCCACTGTCAGCCAGAAGAACAGCTCTGCCTGGGCCCCAGCCACCTGCATATAGTCTACAGAAGAGGGTAGAGGTCAAGGGTTAGAGGTAAGGGGTGAGGATGTTCCTATGTAGCCCTCCACTGTCAGGCCCACACATGCCTTCACACACATAGTTTGTTTGCTGTTGTATGTGTTTTTCCCGGTgtcttctgtctgtgtctgtgttttttccCCAACCCACGTCCCCACCGGAGACCATTTGACTCTTGGAGGcacttattgtaaataagaatttgttcttaattgactttcctggttggacactgtgttaacaaacctccaaacgagcttcaatgccatacaacactccttccctggcctccaactgctcttaaaacacaagtaaaactaagtgcatgctcttcaaacgatAGCTGCCCACACCCGCCTGCCTAGcaacactactctggacagttctgacttagaaaatgtggacaactacaaatacctaggtgtctggttagactgtaaactctccttcaagAATCATAttaattaagcatctccaatcctaaattaaatctagaatcatatttcgcaacaaagcctccttcactcatgctgccaaacataccctcgtaaaactgactatcctaccgatccttgacttcggcgatgtcatttacaaaatagcctccaacactattCAGCAAATTGgacgcagtctatcacagtgccatctgttttgtcaccaaagccccatatactacccaccattgcgacctgtatgctctcgttggctggccctcgctacatattcgtcgccaaaccaactggatccaggtcatctataagtctttgctaggtgaagccctgccttatctcagctcactggtcaccataacaacacccacacgTAGcaggcgctccagcaggtatatctcactggtcatcccaaaTCCAACAcccatttggctgcctttccttccagttctctgctgccaatgactggaacgaattgcaaacatcactgaagctggagtcttatatctccctcactaacttcaagcgtcgactgtcagagcagcttaccgatcactgcagctgcacaaagcccatctgtaaatagcccatccaaccaactacctacctcatccccatacttaaaaaattaaataataataataataaattctgctcttttgcacaccagtatccctacttgcacatcctcatctgcacatctgtcactaaagtgttaatttgctaaattgtaattacttttccactatggcctatttattgcctttcctccttcatttacacacactgtatacagattttctattgtgttattgactgtatgtttgttcattccatgtgtaactatgttgtttgtgtcccactgctttgcttcatcttggccaggtcgcagttgtaaatgagaacttgttctcaacaggcctaccttgttaaataaaggtgaaataaaaaaaatgaaaggtTAAATATAATATAAAAACAACTTGGctttgcatgttgtgtgtgtgtggtacagtaCAAACCCATAAAGAATTGCAAGGCGATGTTGTGAACAAGGATGTGTTCCAGTGGTATGATGCACAGCTTGTCGAAATTAGCTGCTAGTTTTAGAGTATCCACTTCCTACAGCAGTGATAGAGAGGTGGAGATAAGGAGAGATAGAAAGCgtgagaacgagagaaagaggtTTAGTAAGTGTGTGTTAAACTAATTTTCACTGTTCATCAAACTCTCCATAATACCCCATGTCTGACCTTCCCTGACTGTAGCCTCTGTATCCTGGTCTCACAGACCTTCTTCACAAACAACAGACTGTTGATCTGATTCTTTATAACATTGatatctgagagagggagagaaagagggaaggaatgggatggagggagatgagaggagagtggAATGAGAGATTaatacatatatttttgggggattgtatgtataaactcagcaaaaaaaacatcctcttactgtcaactgcgtttatttcagtaaacttaacatgtgtagaTATTTGTATTAggataagattcaacaactgagacataaactgaagtagctccacagacaaacagaaatggaataatgtgtccctgaacaaaggaggggtcaaaatcaaaagtaacggtcagtatctgatgtggccaccagctacattaagtactgcagtgcatataCTCCTCACGGACTGCAACAGATTTGCCCGTgcctgctgtgagatgttacaccactcttccaccaaggcacctgcaagttcccagacatttctgggggaaatggccctagctctcaccatccgatccaacaggtcccagacgtgctcaatgggattgagatccaggctcgtcgccggccatggcagaacactgacattcctgtcttgcaggaaatcacgcacagaatgagcagtatggctggtggcattgtcaagatggagggtcatgtcaggatgagcctgcaggaggggtaccacatgagggaggaggttgtcttccctgtaacgcactgcgttgagattgcctgcaatgacgacaagctcagtccgatgatgctgtgacacaccgcctcagaccatgatggaccctccacctcgatcccactcccactccagagtacaggcaacgttgttgccaattatgtctggtgaggacctgtcttacaacaggcctacaagccctcagtccagcctctctcagcctattgcgtacagtctgagcactgatggagggattgtgcgttcctggtgtaactcgggcagttgttgttaccatcctgtacctgtcccgcaggtgtgatgctcGAATTtacagatcctgtgcaggtgttgttacacgtggtctgccactgtgaggatgatcagctgtatgtcctgtctccctgtagtgctgtcttaggcatctcacagtacagacatggcaatttattgccctggccacatctgcaatcctcatgcctccttgcagcatgcctaaggcacgttcacgcagatgagcagagacccttggcat
This genomic interval from Oncorhynchus clarkii lewisi isolate Uvic-CL-2024 chromosome 18, UVic_Ocla_1.0, whole genome shotgun sequence contains the following:
- the LOC139373669 gene encoding sorting nexin-13-like isoform X6, which translates into the protein MFAEASLSVWGWGGLGVVLFLITFGPFAIFYLAFYICCVVGGGFAVTLLFGKTNSERHLEKCEHSYLPATQTGILKTLDEMRLEQKPIKIDRRLTGSNYIDEPLQQVIQFALRDYIQYWYYTLSEDESFLLEIRQTVQNALVQFSTRSKEVDWQPYFTTRLVDDFATHLRVFRKAQDRLERRDDNKQRDLSEEMVESFFEAEVEMERSVCRDVVCTSLKDEEGFLRDLCEVLLYLLLPPGDFHNKNMRYFLREILARGVLLPLVNQLSDPDYINQFVIWMIRDSSCNYEAFMNILKLTDKVSELEAVKDKALEELQYLRSLDTAGDDINVIKNQINSLLFVKKVCETRIQRLQSGKEVDTLKLAANFDKLCIIPLEHILVHNIALQFFMDYMQVAGAQAELFFWLTVEGYRVTAQQQLEVMEGWQKDGKKGGSTQGLLKAAALGVYEQYLSDKASPRVQVDEVSVVKLREKLQKEGDPTPEIFDEIQRKVYDMMLRDERYYPSFRQSPLYIRMLAELDMLKEPSYRGSDDGDGESFNGSPTGSINLSLDDLSNSCHDDNIQLHAFISDTVADACLPGAGLGMGLGLLGATGVCNDHGKTYALYAITVCRRNHDGSEDSWKTYRRYSDFHDFHMRITEQVKFENLMSILKLPGKKTFNNMDRDFLEKRKKDLNAYLQLLLNPEMMKAYPTLVHYVYDFLENKQYSKGKGDFARKMDTFVNPLRSSMRNVSNAVKRLPDSLAEGMNTAADNMGRMSEKLGQDIKQSMFKVPPLLPKSNVDPEHCRVSAQLDDNVDDNIPLRVMLLLMDEVFDLKERNQWLRRNIKNLLQQLIRATYGDTINRKIVDHVDFMTAPEQVADYVKKFRDSYWPNGILAESPPRRDKNIRMRTRVAAKTNLLGIMPDELKHIIGADTTRKGILRVFDMFQHGPMNRRLVYVLLEGFLETMFPQYKFPELFVKLHSRSPRTARYTQKLKSTSLKR
- the LOC139373669 gene encoding sorting nexin-13-like isoform X4 encodes the protein MSNDVANRRIYSAQLIQASLSVWGWGGLGVVLFLITFGPFAIFYLAFYICCVVGGGFAVTLLFGKTNSERHLEKCEHSYLPATQTGILKTLDEMRLEQKPIKIDRRLTGSNYIDEPLQQVIQFALRDYIQYWYYTLSEDESFLLEIRQTVQNALVQFSTRSKEVDWQPYFTTRLVDDFATHLRVFRKAQDRLERRDDNKQRDLSEEMVESFFEAEVEMERSVCRDVVCTSLKDEEGFLRDLCEVLLYLLLPPGDFHNKNMRYFLREILARGVLLPLVNQLSDPDYINQFVIWMIRDSSCNYEAFMNILKLTDKVSELEAVKDKALEELQYLRSLDTAGDDINVIKNQINSLLFVKKVCETRIQRLQSGKEVDTLKLAANFDKLCIIPLEHILVHNIALQFFMDYMQVAGAQAELFFWLTVEGYRVTAQQQLEVMEGWQKDGKKGGSTQGLLKAAALGVYEQYLSDKASPRVQVDEVSVVKLREKLQKEGDPTPEIFDEIQRKVYDMMLRDERYYPSFRQSPLYIRMLAELDMLKEPSYRGSDDGDGESFNGSPTGSINLSLDDLSNSCHDDNIQLHAFISDTADACLPGAGLGMGLGLLGATGVCNDHGKTYALYAITVCRRNHDGSEDSWKTYRRYSDFHDFHMRITEQFENLMSILKLPGKKTFNNMDRDFLEKRKKDLNAYLQLLLNPEMMKAYPTLVHYVYDFLENKQYSKGKGDFARKMDTFVNPLRSSMRNVSNAVKRLPDSLAEGMNTAADNMGRMSEKLGQDIKQSMFKVPPLLPKSNVDPEHCRVSAQLDDNVDDNIPLRVMLLLMDEVFDLKERNQWLRRNIKNLLQQLIRATYGDTINRKIVDHVDFMTAPEQVADYVKKFRDSYWPNGILAESPPRRDKNIRMRTRVAAKTNLLGIMPDELKHIIGADTTRKGILRVFDMFQHGPMNRRLVYVLLEGFLETMFPQYKFPELFVKLHSRSPRTARYTQKLKSTSLKR
- the LOC139373669 gene encoding sorting nexin-13-like isoform X8, which translates into the protein MSNDVANRRIYSAQLIQASLSVWGWGGLGVVLFLITFGPFAIFYLAFYICCVVGGGFAVTLLFGKTNSERHLEKCEHSYLPATQTGILKTLDEMRLEQKPIKIDRRLTGSNYIDEPLQQVIQFALRDYIQYWYYTLSEDESFLLEIRQTVQNALVQFSTRSKEVDWQPYFTTRLVDDFATHLRVFRKAQDRLERRDDNKQRDLSEEMVESFFEAEVEMERSVCRDVVCTSLKDEEGFLRDLCEVLLYLLLPPGDFHNKNMRYFLREILARGVLLPLVNQLSDPDYINQFVIWMIRDSSCNYEAFMNILKLTDKVSELEAVKDKALEELQYLRSLDTAGDDINVIKNQINSLLFVKKVCETRIQRLQSGKEVDTLKLAANFDKLCIIPLEHILVHNIALQFFMDYMQVAGAQAELFFWLTVEGYRVTAQQQLEVMEGWQKDGKKGGSTQGLLKAAALGVYEQYLSDKASPRVQVDEVSVVKLREKLQKEGDPTPEIFDEIQRKVYDMMLRDERYYPSFRQSPLYIRMLAELDMLKEPSYRGSDDGDGESFNGSPTGSINLSLDDLSNSCHDDNIQLHAFISDTGVCNDHGKTYALYAITVCRRNHDGSEDSWKTYRRYSDFHDFHMRITEQFENLMSILKLPGKKTFNNMDRDFLEKRKKDLNAYLQLLLNPEMMKAYPTLVHYVYDFLENKQYSKGKGDFARKMDTFVNPLRSSMRNVSNAVKRLPDSLAEGMNTAADNMGRMSEKLGQDIKQSMFKVPPLLPKSNVDPEHCRVSAQLDDNVDDNIPLRVMLLLMDEVFDLKERNQWLRRNIKNLLQQLIRATYGDTINRKIVDHVDFMTAPEQVADYVKKFRDSYWPNGILAESPPRRDKNIRMRTRVAAKTNLLGIMPDELKHIIGADTTRKGILRVFDMFQHGPMNRRLVYVLLEGFLETMFPQYKFPELFVKLHSRSPRTARYTQKLKSTSLKR
- the LOC139373669 gene encoding sorting nexin-13-like isoform X1; this encodes MSNDVANRRIYSAQLIQASLSVWGWGGLGVVLFLITFGPFAIFYLAFYICCVVGGGFAVTLLFGKTNSERHLEKCEHSYLPATQTGILKTLDEMRLEQKPIKIDRRLTGSNYIDEPLQQVIQFALRDYIQYWYYTLSEDESFLLEIRQTVQNALVQFSTRSKEVDWQPYFTTRLVDDFATHLRVFRKAQDRLERRDDNKQRDLSEEMVESFFEAEVEMERSVCRDVVCTSLKDEEGFLRDLCEVLLYLLLPPGDFHNKNMRYFLREILARGVLLPLVNQLSDPDYINQFVIWMIRDSSCNYEAFMNILKLTDKVSELEAVKDKALEELQYLRSLDTAGDDINVIKNQINSLLFVKKVCETRIQRLQSGKEVDTLKLAANFDKLCIIPLEHILVHNIALQFFMDYMQVAGAQAELFFWLTVEGYRVTAQQQLEVMEGWQKDGKKGGSTQGLLKAAALGVYEQYLSDKASPRVQVDEVSVVKLREKLQKEGDPTPEIFDEIQRKVYDMMLRDERYYPSFRQSPLYIRMLAELDMLKEPSYRGSDDGDGESFNGSPTGSINLSLDDLSNSCHDDNIQLHAFISDTVADACLPGAGLGMGLGLLGATGVCNDHGKTYALYAITVCRRNHDGSEDSWKTYRRYSDFHDFHMRITEQVKFENLMSILKLPGKKTFNNMDRDFLEKRKKDLNAYLQLLLNPEMMKAYPTLVHYVYDFLENKQYSKGKGDFARKMDTFVNPLRSSMRNVSNAVKRLPDSLAEGMNTAADNMGRMSEKLGQDIKQSMFKVPPLLPKSNVDPEHCRVSAQLDDNVDDNIPLRVMLLLMDEVFDLKERNQWLRRNIKNLLQQLIRATYGDTINRKIVDHVDFMTAPEQVADYVKKFRDSYWPNGILAESPPRRDKNIRMRTRVAAKTNLLGIMPDELKHIIGADTTRKGILRVFDMFQHGPMNRRLVYVLLEGFLETMFPQYKFPELFVKLHSRSPRTARYTQKLKSTSLKR